CATTTTTGCGTGAACTGCTTCCACCACCACAATCGCATCATCCACCACAATACCAATGGCCAATACTAAAGCAAACAAGGTTACTAGGTTAATGGAGAGGCCAAAAAACTGAATAACAAAGAATGCCCCGATTAAAGATACCGGCACCGCCAGAATCGGAATTAAGGTAGAGCGCCAATCGCCCAAGAAAATAAACACCACAATGGCTACCAGAATAAAGGCATCTCGTAAAGTATGCAGTACTTGCTCGATAGAAGCATCCAGGAATTTAGAAACGTCATAGCTGATTTTATAATCCATGCCCGGAGGGAAAGAACCTTTCATATCCTCGAGTTTGGCTTTTACTTCATCAATTACCTCGCTGGCATTACTACCGTAGTTCTGGCGTAGTACAATAGCCGCCGAAGGGTGACCATCCAGGTTAGAGTAGATATCAAAGAATTCGCTGCCCAGTTCTACCGTTGCTATATCTTTTAAATGGATGCTTTCGCCTTCGGCATTGGCCCGGACAATTACATTTTCATACTCTTTTGGTTCGTTGTATCGGCCCTTGTAAGTGAGCACATATTCCAACGACTGGGCTGCAATTCCGGAGCTTTGACCTAACCGGCCAGGGCGACCAATAATACTTTGCTCGCCTAAAGCCTTCATTACTTCCTCAACCGAAATATTATAAGCCCGCATCCGATCGGGGTTTAACCAAATCCGCATGGCATACCGGCGGCTACCTAAAATTTGCGCCCGGGCAACCCCTTTGGTACGTTGAATTTCCGGGATCATTTTAACGGTAGCGTAGTTGAACAAGAATTTCTCATCCATACTCTTGTTTTTCGAGTACAGGTTAACGTACATCAACATACTAGGCTGAATGGGTGTAATTACCACCCCTTCCCGCTGTACCAATTCCGGTAATAGCGGCATCACCTGGTCTACCCTGGTTTTTACCCGGATTACCGCATCGTTGGGATCGGTACCTGGTTCGAAAATAATCCGGAGGGTAGCTTCCCCGGCACTGGTGGCATCGGTAGCAATATAGCGCATATCCTGTACCCCATTGATGGCCTGTTCCAGGGTAATTAAGGTAGATTTAACCAGTACATCGGCACTGGAACCGGGGTAAGCGATAAAAATATTAACAGTAGTGGGGGCAATATCTGGAAACTGCGAAATTGGCAATTTTTTAATCGCCAAAGTTCCCACGAAAACGATCATGACCGATATTACAATGGCGAATACGGGCCGGCGTATGAACTTGCTAAACATGTTTTTTGCTTTTTCGGATGCTTGATTATTCAGCGTATAGCTCTAGTTGAGCAATCGCCGATTGGGGCTCCATGAATTTGTAATTAATTTTTTCGTTTTCCCGCACCAGGCGTAAGCCTTCCAGCAGAATCTTGTCATTTTCTTCTAATCCTTTTTGTACCACGTAGATGTGCGGTAATTCGGCAGCTATTGAAATTTCCCGGGAACGTAATACATTGTTTTTATCCACAACGTACACGTACTTTTTATCCAGTACTTCAAAGGTGGCTTTCTGCGGAATTAATAAGGCATTACTCATCGGCACTTCCATTAAAATGTTGCCGGTTTCGCCGTAGCGCAATAAACCTTTAGGATTAGGAAAAGTGGCCCGGAAAGCAATGTTGCCGGTTTCATTGTCAAAGTTTGCTTCTATGGTTTCTACTACCCCCGGGTAATCAAACATTTTATTATTTGCCATTAACAGCTTTACTTTGGTTTGACTATCATTTTTGGGCAAAGATTTATAATCCAGGTACTCGGCTTCCGGCACGTTGTAATAAACCCACATTTTGCTGTTATCAGAAAGCTCGGTTAACAACTCACCTTCTTCCACGAGGCTACCCGGCCGAACGTGAAAGCGGTCGATGATGCCACTAAAAGGAGCCCGGATTTCGGTGAACTGCAAATGCACTTTGGTTAAAGCCAGTTCGGCTTTTGCCTTATCTAATTTGGCTTTAGCCATGGCCAGCTCATTCGGGGCTACTACTTTACTTTCGGCCAATTTTTTAGTATTCTGGTATTCAATTTCCGCGAAGCTGGCCTCGGCCTGGGCTTTTTGTTGCTCTGCTTCGTACAGGTTAGGCATTATTTGAAATAATAATTGCCCTTCGTTAACAAATTGACCTTCGTCCACATAAATTTTTTGCAAGTAGCCTTTCTCCTGGGCTCTTAATTCTATGTGGCGGATGGAGCGAATCTGACTAACATATTCTTTGGTTAACAGGGTGTCTTTCTTGAAAGGGCTAGTAACTAAAAAACTCGCCTCTTTTTCACCCTCTGCTTTTGCTTTTTCTGAATGACAGCTAGTTTGGCAAAACAGGGCAACCAGGCCCATGACAAGGAGCATGGGCATGAAATTTTTTTTCATGATGAATGTTGATTTTTAAAAAGTAAGGATTACTTAAAATTGTTTAAGGGGTGCGCCTGATTTAGAAACAGGCTTACCTTTGTCTTTAGCTTAGCGCTATTAAGATTTTGGTTTAACTAAGTTGTATTAACTAAATAAAGAAATAGGGAAAAGTAAGGCGGAGTGCCTTAATAGAATTTAGATCATATCCGGATAACCCGGAACAGGAGAAACCACTTATAAGCGGCAAAATAAACGGAATGCTTACAAGTAGGTAAGCGCTTTTTAAAGAAGAGGGCAAAATAACCAAAGGCCAAGATGTAGAAGAGCGAGGTAAAGTAATTATTATGCGCTAAGAACTTTTTAAACGAAATCCATTCGTGTTTCTCTTCTTCTATTTCGGAGGCTACCATTTTACAGCTTTCGCTTTCTGTACCAAATAGCCTTGCTTTAACAATGAGGGAGTGAAAATCGGAGGTAGTGCCCAAACTGGTTTGCTCCGATTTAACTACAGATTTTTGGGAAGAATGGCAAATACACTCCTGATAGCTACGCGCATACAGATTACCATACACACTTAACAGGAGTATACCGAGGCTTAAAATATATTTTAATAACGCCTTTGTCATTCTAAAGACAAAATAAATTTTTGCTGGATTAAATGGTAAACGGATAACATAGTACAAAATCTATGTTATTCAAATTTTATTCCATTTAATTGCAAATATTAGATTTATATTAAGTAAAACAATAAATCTTTTAAAAATTTTTATTTACCGAAGATGCGATAATTAAACTCTAAATAAATTAGCTAACCCCTTAAGTAAAAATTGAGTTCACAGAAAGTAAAAATAAGAAGCTTAAAACCAAAAAAAGCCTGGTAAGTAAACTTTACCAGGCTTTTTATTTTTTGTGATCCCGCTGGGATTCGAACCCAGGACCCATACATTAAAAGTGTATTGCTCTACCAGCTGAGCTACGGAATCTTTTTATTATCTTTACAACCGGGAGATATTTCCCTGAATTGCGATGCAAAACTAAGGGAGAATTTTTAGAATGCAAAATACTTGGGCTAAATATTTACTGATATTTTTCGTTTTTTTTATTGGCTTAACTCAACCGGTTTATAGTCAGGAATATAATTTTCGGGTTGCAACGGCAGATTCTTTATTTAATCAAAAGAAATATTTAGAAGCTTTCTCGGTTTATGAGAATATACTGGTAAAAGATCAACAATACTCTCCGACCATGCTTTTAAAAATGGCTTTTATTAAAGAAGGTTTGCGCGATTTTACCGGAGCTATGTATTATCTGCATTTGTATTACTCCAAAACTCCCAACCGCGCGGTATTACGTAAGATGGAAGAATTAGCCCAAACTCACCAGCTTACCGGCTACGAATACGGCGATTTGCAGTTTTTTAAAACGCAATTCCGGAAATTTTACCTCGATATTCTAGAAGGGCTTTTAATAGTGGCCGTGGTAGTTATTACTTTTACTTTTTTGCGCCGCAAAACAAAACCGGTGCGTAAATCTTTTAAAATTGGCTTTACGCTGTATCTGGGTTTTATTTTTTACTATATCAATTACCTCGATTTTGGCCAGGAAGGCATTATCCGGTATAACCGGATACCTATAATGTCCGCCCCTTCCGCCGGAGCGGAATGGGTAGCAACCGCCGGAGCCGGACACAAACTAAAATTAATCAGCGAAAAAGATATCTGGTACGAAGTATTCTGGAAAAACCAGCGGGCGTATATCCGGAAGCAGAATATTTTACTTTTGCCTTAGTTCGGTTAGACTTAATTTTTAAAAAATTTTAAAATCTGCCCCTATAACTATAGTGCATGGTACGTATTTTAAGAAGGTAAGCAACCGCTGCCTCGGAGCTATTTATTTATGGTTTTAAACGGCGAGTCTTTTTCTTTGGCCATTACATTATAAACTAGTTTGTCGGTTAAGCCGGGAAGCCATTTATTTAAAAATACGGTTAATTTTCCTTGGGCCGTCATTACTACTTCGCGCTGCCGCTTTTGGGTTGCTTTTAATATCCGGTTGGCTACTTCTTCGGCCGTCATCATTTTTTCTTCGGCCCTGGGCGATTCGCCTTGCACGTTGCCATTCGCATTTAAAGCTGTATTGCGAATATTGGAAGCCGTGAAACCCGGACAAGCCACCATCACGTGCACCCCCTGGTGCATTACCTCGGTACGTAAAGCCTCTAAAAATCCCTGCATGGCAAATTTAGAAGCCGAATAGCCGGTGCGGCCCGGTAAACCTCGGTAGCCCGCAATAGAAGATACCCCAATAATGGAGCCCTTGCTTTTTAAAATATAAGGCAAAGCGTACTTGGTTACGTAAACAGTTCCGTAAAAATTAATATCCATTACTTGCTTAATTACTGCCAAATCCAAGTCCTGAAATAAAGCCCGCATGGAAATACCGGCATTGTTAATTAGTACATCTAACCCGCCAAACTGCGCTAGGGTGGCTTGAATTAATTGTTGCGCCTCCGCTTCTATACTTACATCGCTTTTTACCGGTAAGTTTACGATACCGTGCTGGGTTAATTCGTCGGCGGTTAATTTTAGTTTTTGGGCATCGCGGCCGGAAAAAACAATTTTTGCCCCAGCCTGGCCAAAAGCCATAGCACAAGCTTTACCAATTCCGGAAGTTCCTCCCGTAATAATTACTACTTTATCTTTCATCTGGCTGTATTTACACTAAAACAAAGGTAAAATATCTAAAACAAACCCATCGGGTTTTTACCTCAACTCCCGATTAATTCATTCAAATTTTTTGCCTCCGGTAAAACTGCTTAATTTTGCCGTACTGTGAAAAAAAATAAAAATTTACCTGTTATTACCAATCTCCGGATTGAGGAAATGGTTGCTGAAGGCAATTGCCTGGCCCGGCACGAAAACCGGGTGGTATTTGTAAAAGGCGTAGCTCCCGGCGATGTGGTGGATGTGCGGATTACCAAGCAAAAGAAAAGTTTCTGGGAGGGCACTCCCATCCGGTTTGTTTCTTATTCTGATTTACGGGTGGAACCGTTCTGCGAACACTTTGGAATTTGCGGCGGCTGCAAATGGCAACACATCAGCTACGATACGCAACTGCATTACAAGCAAAAACAAGTTAAAGATAACCTGCAGCGAATTGGTAAATTAGAACTACCAACCATAGACCCCATTAAGGGATCCGATAAAACAACTTATTACCGCAATAAGCTGGAGTATACTTTTACGGACAATGCCTGGCTGACCACGGAACAAATTAAATCGGGTAACGAGTTCGACCGCGATGCATTAGGTTTTCACATACCAGGCAGGTTCGATAAAATACTGGATATCAAACATTGTTATCTGCAAGCCGAACCATCCAATGGTATCCGGTTATCTGTGAAAAAATACGCTAAGGAGCACCAACTTGAGTTTAATAACTTATACCGGATAGAGGGCTTTTTGCGGAACCTGATTATCCGGACGGCAAATACGGGCGATTTGATGGTGATATTACAGGTGTACCACGATGACCAGGAAAAAATTACGGGTTTACTCGACTTTTTGCACCAGGCTTTTCCGCAGATAACTTCGTTGCAGTACGTGGTAAACAACAAAGGCAACGAAACCTTTCATGATTTAAACGTAATTTGTTATAAAGGCGAACCTTACATTCACGAAGAAATGGAAGGTTTGCGATTCCGGGTAGGTCCTAAATCGTTTTATCAGACCAACTCCGAACAAGCCTACGAATTATACCGCTTAACCCGAGAAATGGCCGCTTTAACGGGCTCCGAGCTGGTTTACGATTTATACACCGGCGCCGGCACCATTGCCAACTTTGTGGCCCGCCATTGCCGTCAGGTTATCGGCATTGAGTATGTACCCAGCGCCATTGAAGATGCTAAGTTAAATTCGGCCATTAATAATGTGAGCAACACGCAATTTTACGCCGGCGATTTAAAAGACGTACTTACAGCGGAGTTTGTGCAGCAACATGGTAAACCCGAGGTAATCATTACAGATCCGCCCCGGGCCGGCATGCACCCGGATGTAGTAGCCCGTTTGCTGGAAATTAACCCCCAACGTATTGTTTATGTAAGTTGTAACCCAGCCACCCAAGCCCGCGACCTGGAATTATTATCCGAAAAATACACGGTTACCCGGGTACAGCCCGTAGATATGTTTCCGCAAACCCACCACGTAGAAAATATTGTGGCGCTGGAAGCTAAGTAAAACCTTGCTGTTCCAGAAATAAGAAATATTTAAAATTTAAAATTCCATAAGTTATTTAGGAGTAAGATATTTAAGAAGTAATATGCAGAACGATCCCGAATTGAATGGCAAGTACTTGGGTACCATTACGCAAGATTTTGCCGTGGTTGCCGACACGCTCAAAGAAGCTTCTTATCAAATCCGGAAGCGCAATATTTCGCCGTACCCTATTTTTGTGTTTACTAAAGAAGCCACGCCTATTGGCTCTTTGCTGATTAACGCCGACGAGCTAGCCTTGCAGTGGCACATTTATGCTTCTTACCTGGACGACTTTGTTGGCCGCAAAATTATTGCAATGGATAAAATAGAAGATTTTCAGCAAGCCTATAAGAACCCGGATGAGTTTTGCTGCCTTTTTGTGGTAGATGTGGAGTTTACCAATTTTGTTTTTATTCCCTTCCCGGAAGATTAATGAAGATTAATAGAAGTTAATTGGTAATAGATTTAAGACTTGCACCGCCCACTAGAATCTGTTTTAAAATTCAGGGTACGCGGAGTATAATCTAAATTAACGAGAGTTCGAAATAAGCATATAAGAACTTAAAGAACGTACTTGTTACCTATTCCAGTCATTGTGCAAGAATCTAGCCAGTTGTTAACCGATTAGATTCTTGCACAATGACGGACTTGGAGTTGAATAAAGCGCTACGTTCCTCTTAGATCGAGTTCACATTGATTTAAGGGAGGCGAAAAGATAAATCATTCGGAATAGGTACTTATTTTCTACAGATCCCGACAAATCAGCATTGTGTTTTGTTTAATTAGCATTTTAAAAAAATCAGATTTTTTAAAATTTTATTTCTGTTGGTTCAGGTATTTTCTACCGGGGCTAGTAAATTGGCCGATTGTAAGGGGCTGTCGCCAGTAAGATAGCCTGATTTTTCAACCTTTTTATTTGCCTTTTTCCTATAATGAAGAAAATTTTAAAAAGTATTTTTACTCTAGTTTCTGGCTGCGTTACGCCTGTTTTTGCTCAGGAAATTACCCCTTCCACTAGTG
The sequence above is a segment of the Adhaeribacter swui genome. Coding sequences within it:
- a CDS encoding efflux RND transporter periplasmic adaptor subunit; the encoded protein is MKKNFMPMLLVMGLVALFCQTSCHSEKAKAEGEKEASFLVTSPFKKDTLLTKEYVSQIRSIRHIELRAQEKGYLQKIYVDEGQFVNEGQLLFQIMPNLYEAEQQKAQAEASFAEIEYQNTKKLAESKVVAPNELAMAKAKLDKAKAELALTKVHLQFTEIRAPFSGIIDRFHVRPGSLVEEGELLTELSDNSKMWVYYNVPEAEYLDYKSLPKNDSQTKVKLLMANNKMFDYPGVVETIEANFDNETGNIAFRATFPNPKGLLRYGETGNILMEVPMSNALLIPQKATFEVLDKKYVYVVDKNNVLRSREISIAAELPHIYVVQKGLEENDKILLEGLRLVRENEKINYKFMEPQSAIAQLELYAE
- a CDS encoding SH3 domain-containing protein; its protein translation is MQNTWAKYLLIFFVFFIGLTQPVYSQEYNFRVATADSLFNQKKYLEAFSVYENILVKDQQYSPTMLLKMAFIKEGLRDFTGAMYYLHLYYSKTPNRAVLRKMEELAQTHQLTGYEYGDLQFFKTQFRKFYLDILEGLLIVAVVVITFTFLRRKTKPVRKSFKIGFTLYLGFIFYYINYLDFGQEGIIRYNRIPIMSAPSAGAEWVATAGAGHKLKLISEKDIWYEVFWKNQRAYIRKQNILLLP
- a CDS encoding SDR family oxidoreductase, which codes for MKDKVVIITGGTSGIGKACAMAFGQAGAKIVFSGRDAQKLKLTADELTQHGIVNLPVKSDVSIEAEAQQLIQATLAQFGGLDVLINNAGISMRALFQDLDLAVIKQVMDINFYGTVYVTKYALPYILKSKGSIIGVSSIAGYRGLPGRTGYSASKFAMQGFLEALRTEVMHQGVHVMVACPGFTASNIRNTALNANGNVQGESPRAEEKMMTAEEVANRILKATQKRQREVVMTAQGKLTVFLNKWLPGLTDKLVYNVMAKEKDSPFKTINK
- the rlmD gene encoding 23S rRNA (uracil(1939)-C(5))-methyltransferase RlmD, which encodes MVAEGNCLARHENRVVFVKGVAPGDVVDVRITKQKKSFWEGTPIRFVSYSDLRVEPFCEHFGICGGCKWQHISYDTQLHYKQKQVKDNLQRIGKLELPTIDPIKGSDKTTYYRNKLEYTFTDNAWLTTEQIKSGNEFDRDALGFHIPGRFDKILDIKHCYLQAEPSNGIRLSVKKYAKEHQLEFNNLYRIEGFLRNLIIRTANTGDLMVILQVYHDDQEKITGLLDFLHQAFPQITSLQYVVNNKGNETFHDLNVICYKGEPYIHEEMEGLRFRVGPKSFYQTNSEQAYELYRLTREMAALTGSELVYDLYTGAGTIANFVARHCRQVIGIEYVPSAIEDAKLNSAINNVSNTQFYAGDLKDVLTAEFVQQHGKPEVIITDPPRAGMHPDVVARLLEINPQRIVYVSCNPATQARDLELLSEKYTVTRVQPVDMFPQTHHVENIVALEAK